The genome window AGGCACACCCGGTCTGTAATATTCACGTCCGGGTAGGCGGCGCAAAAATCTAAGGGCTCACCGATCTGGCCTACGCGCCGTGACCAGCATGTAACGGATGTCGGTGCTGGCCTCAAAACCCGAGGTGCTGTAGACCGCCACCGTCAGGGCCATGTAGTCGCCCTGCACGCGCACCTCGGACAGCTCGTAGTGAAAGGTGCAGCGGCGACTGGCAGGCACGCGGGCATCTTCTTGCAGCAAGGTGGTGACCTCGGTGCCGGGCTCCGGGCTCGAGGTCACCGAGAGCATCAGCCCACGCGAGAAGCCGGGAGATTCGCTGTTGGGTGGGCAATCCTTGCTGGGGCCAAAAGAAAGCTGCGCCAGCCGGAACAGCCACAGCTTGCGGCCAAATTCCACGTTGTAGTCCTGCGCGGCGGGCATATTCGGGCGGCCCGTCACCGACGCAGGAAACACGTCCGGGCTGCTGGGCCTGGCGTACAGGTCCGGCGGCGTACGTTTCCAGATCACTGTGCCGAGGCGCAGATCGCTGATGCCCAGGCGTTTCAGGGTGGGCGCGGCCTTGCCGAAGACCTGTTGCCTGTTCAGCATGCCCGCCCGCCCCACGCCAGGATTTTCCCCAGTCTGGCCGTAAAACCGCTCCAGCAGGGTATTTCTGGCGCTGTCTACCACCCAGAGTTCGGTGTAGGCACTGCCGCTGCCGTCCTGCGTCCCGTACTGGGTG of Deinococcus detaillensis contains these proteins:
- a CDS encoding DUF2259 domain-containing protein, yielding MRRLLALLLCAALGQAAADRAEPEFAGFSPDGRYAALTQYGTQDGSGSAYTELWVVDSARNTLLERFYGQTGENPGVGRAGMLNRQQVFGKAAPTLKRLGISDLRLGTVIWKRTPPDLYARPSSPDVFPASVTGRPNMPAAQDYNVEFGRKLWLFRLAQLSFGPSKDCPPNSESPGFSRGLMLSVTSSPEPGTEVTTLLQEDARVPASRRCTFHYELSEVRVQGDYMALTVAVYSTSGFEASTDIRYMLVTARRPDR